The stretch of DNA ttatttgtcaatgtaaaataattattttgtagtaGTGACAcgattattttatgataataattaatttctcatcattattataaatttatttatgtgtCCAATGAAGTGCAAGTTATATTTGAGCAAATTATAGTACTTTTGGTCAGTTTAAGTTCAATGAAACTATTTATGTTTTGATAGTATTGTAATTACAAAAATAGTACCGTGTTTTTGTTTACAATAGTTGcgtttaaatcaattttatttgtcatGTAAGATAATCATTTTATGAGAATGTTTAATTTCTTATagttattatgaatttatttatgcAAGCTATATGTGAAACTTTTGGTCAGTTTAAACttgtataaaaattacaagTTGTTATATTGATTGTggtaaagttttgaaaatacgTATGGTCCTTCTTCatgatgtttatttttattttttttagtttcgttcaaacaaaaatataacacGAAGTCAGCATTTGTTTTCACCTCCACTTTTGCTCAAGCTAAATTTTTTCACTCGATCGGAAATGGAGTAGGAAATCAGTCTTTTTTTCTTGATACTATTTTCGTTCAAACCAATGGTTTTTGCTCAAGTGATAATAAAGCATAAATTCAACCTTGGTCTTAGGTAGATTTTTGCTCAAACAAATAAGTTTTATCTCAAATAGAGCAATTTTTATTCAAGCTAAAAACAATGTCGCTTTAATTGATTGAATCTGAAACATTAAACGTAAATGTAAATACAATAATGATTACTTatatttatgtatgaatttcatgAATTCTAAAGATAGTTATTTTTAGGGACCGAATATTGTTGAAATGTCTAGTTttgtattaaatttgaaattctaaaTGAcatattttgattccatttatATTTGACTCATATACaggaaaatattaaatagtgagagtcaaaaaatttcttatgaCTTAATTTACAATGcgaaaataaattgtatttaaaatattggGATTTACCTTTCATACGAATGAATTGTGTTCTATTATGAATGAGGTGACAACTTAGTAAATATACTAAGATAGATGCGAATATACTAtgatagataaaaatatttttagagttGTGTTATTCTAAGAGGAAGAATTTGGGGAGATTGAATTGATGAATTTTGGTAAATTTGAAggtaaaattttgttgtttcttttaaggGATTTAATGGTGAATGTAAGTGAATTTAAGGGTGAAGTTTGtgagtaaaattaatataaataatttttggatTGGTAAAGATTGATTTTTAAACAATGTTTTCATAATAgttttgaaagaagaaattatattaaagtaaataaataatacaatgtatttgataaaaaataaatgttaaatatttagatattaaatattatttggtttaataataatatttattaattgttgttattattattaatagtaatattatgtattattattattattgtctcCATTATATGATATTGCAAAATCTCATCTCCCATTATTTTGTCTTCACAGAAAACCTCAACCATTTGCCCTGAAAAAAATGTTGCATGTAgggataatatattaaatatatagtttCTACCTTCAAACCTTCTCTTCCATACTAACATTGTGTTCACTTGAGGGAGGGTATTTGAGAGAGAGTGAGTGGATAGGTTTAAGTGGATTTAAGAGtgaattatgtgttattttttttaagggatttagaaGTGATTGTAAGTAAATTTAGAAGTAActtttgtgaaaatttgtgaaagatttgattgatgtgatttattaaaaaatatgttttaatagaaGTATAGATGAGATTATCATGTTgtcattaattaaataagtagtatattttgatatttgtattagtaaaaaaaaacagtgTTTAGAAATCAAGTATGTGGATCGAATCCTCTCAACTTTAACCAAGCAACAGATCTATTCCATGATATGGGATTGAATCCCTTGTTTAAGCACGTTCAGCTCTCTTACACCATGGATGGGGTAAAATTGTCATTAAGCTGGTGAATCCACTCAAATCAGCGTATAAGTGGGGAGATTGCAATCCTGCTCCATCCCGTTGATCACCCCTATGCTTTTCTCTTAAAACTTACCAAGCGAACACagaattaattttacaattcatcTTTGCTTTGTCACTCTACCTCAAACGAACACAACATAAGATTGTAATTTCATCTCATCACATAAATCTATTTTCCCACATGAGCTATTATAGGTTGACAAAGTTTTTTTAAGAAAGTTTTGACAAACTTTCttatttaggtaaaaaaatattattttattgctttattttaattaaaaaataaaaatttaatgtactttaatcctatttttagaaactttgttaaatttgttaaaaaaaaattatttaaagataattttcctTTCGCGCATCCGCTCAAATCATTGCATGCGAATACGAAATAACTTACATATCCACTTCTCACTGCATGACATTCGTATAAGAGGTAGACATATGTATTGAGAGTTTGACACTTAATTTGTattaatgaatttataaaattatatatgattaatGAATTTGTGGAATGCATATTCGTGAGATTGAATATATTgagatttgaaaatatttataaattatgaaattttaagtatatgATTTAATATATCTATATGTGTCGAATTTTAAAACTCTAACATATCATTTGTTGTGTGcttaagtaattatttttttttaaactgtaTTACACACAATATTAGGTGATATTACTCCAAGAAATTACTAGTAGTAGTGAGGTTGAGAAGAAggataaacatataaatatgtatatattataattcCATGAGgaggaaaatttatttttaaaaactttaaaagtataatattaatattattttaatatttatatgattagtATTTGTGTAACAAgatgttataattataatattttcttaattttttaagtgattattttaaaatagtttaccACATAAATAATTATGCAAGAATATTCTATATATTATCTATCAACCAATATACTATTTAAACGAGCGATTCATACATAAACAAGTAAATCTCTTATGAATATGGGATACTTTTCTAATTAATTGCttttaattgttaatttaaggagattatcttatttttcttaattaaggattatataaatgattaaaaaatagttagttaATGAAAtgttaattgatatttattgaaaatatcgataaagaataaattcattagGCAGGtaacaaacaacaaaatacatttttgcttttttattttctttttcttctttttttcatcttttttctttccATGTACGTCCATCAAGTCCATCAAGACCTCCAAAGAGAGGAAAGATGTAGGTcttaaaataacttttcaaaCCTAGACTTTTTCCGCTATTTATCTAATACATACGCTTAAAGTACAAGTGTATCTTTGTATAccataaaaagtaaataatataattaaaaattaaacattatgaagttagtataataaaaattatattggaaaataaattaaaataaaaggacGATTAAAAGAATTCTTTATTGTTAATGATTAGAtagtttttcttaaataatataaaaaaattaatattcacATAAAATGAGTAACatatctaatatataattagaaaagcaatcataaaaagaatttccttataatataaataggtataatataacaattactttttactaatttaattatgaagGAACtgccttttttatttattttttattatatctaaaataataaatatgaaacgaattatgtttaatataaataataattataaaaaagacttacaaataaaaaaaaagtattatttgatCGAAATAATCCCCTTTCTCCTACCAACCAAACATTCCAccttttatagaaaatataatttttagtaataaaCATTAAACAAACTATGcagagaatataaaatatttacagtAAAGAATGAGCGACAAACATGGAGGAAGGGATGAAACACAGAGAGAAGAGTGCTGGAATAAGAGAGACaattagtcaatcaattacTTATGACACCAAAAGCAATATACTGAATTGAAAGTAGTTACACTCTCAAAAAACAATTCCTCAAATCCTTCAACTATAACGCACCTATGCACAGGAAACAATTTCCAAATTCCAAAACAATATTCAATATTCAATCTTcaaaacaactaaaaaaaaaattgaaaaaccatAACCACCGCTCATTATGCCacaaacaacaaatcaaacCACCTTTAAACCCCTTCTCTCTCTCCGCTAAGATCCACCAATCACCACCGCGCTGCTCCCTGTCCAGCAGAATATCCACGCTCCGCCGCCACACCAACCGAACTAGGCGCCGGAACCAGATAAACCGGTTGCCCCACCGGTCCAGTCACGGGCCGAACCGCTTGGAAGATTCCAGAAGGCGTCTGAATGAGATAAATCTCACTCCCGGTCGTAGGAACCGCCAGCGAATAACCCACATTATTCCTCTCCTGCAAAAACGACACCGTTCCAGAATGAAATCCTTGCGCCTGCATTTGCCCTTGCGTAACTAACGGCGTCACATTCTCCGTGTTCTTTTGAGAGAAACCTTCCGCGCCGTTAACCCCGTGAACCCCACCGTTATTATCTTCCTCTATTTTCATCTTCTGTTGCAGGAGTTGCTGTTCATTATTGTTACCAATCTGCAACCTCCGAATCTCTGACTCGGGCGCGCGTTCCGTTTCGGTTTCGGGATCTCTAACCGCTGGACGGTCCTCGGAGATGCATTCCGTTTCCGGCGTAGGATTCTTCGCCGGCGTATTGGAAGCCGACGGCGGCTTATCTAATCCAAAGAGAAAATCTGGATTTGGCGCTGCCGTAGGCGGCGGCGGAGAACCTTCGACAAGCGGCACCTGAACGGAGTTGAGAGCGTCGACGAACCACTGGCGCTCGGGTTTGGAATCGGTGAGTGCGAAATTGATGTTGCCGTTGCCGTTGCTGTTGTTGTGGAGCGAGAACAGAAAGAGGCGGAGGCGTGCGGGTCTAGGCGAGGTGCGGGAGAGGCGATCGTACTCGAGCATCATGTGGTGGAGGTCTTCATCGTTGGTGACGGAGATGAGAGCGTCGAGGTCCTCGCCGGGGAGCTGGTACTTGAAGA from Vigna unguiculata cultivar IT97K-499-35 chromosome 8, ASM411807v1, whole genome shotgun sequence encodes:
- the LOC114193722 gene encoding uncharacterized protein LOC114193722, with product MDSRDSSPRSRDPDADNHHHHHSFDEPPPSLHSKVKLMCSYGGRIQPRPHDNHLTYVAGDTKILAVDRHIKLPALLTRLSSLANAPADATFFKYQLPGEDLDALISVTNDEDLHHMMLEYDRLSRTSPRPARLRLFLFSLHNNSNGNGNINFALTDSKPERQWFVDALNSVQVPLVEGSPPPPTAAPNPDFLFGLDKPPSASNTPAKNPTPETECISEDRPAVRDPETETERAPESEIRRLQIGNNNEQQLLQQKMKIEEDNNGGVHGVNGAEGFSQKNTENVTPLVTQGQMQAQGFHSGTVSFLQERNNVGYSLAVPTTGSEIYLIQTPSGIFQAVRPVTGPVGQPVYLVPAPSSVGVAAERGYSAGQGAARW